The window AGGACGGCAGGGTCGCGCACGCCGTGGCGAAGTGCTCGGTGCCGACGTGGGCGGCGCCGGCCTCGTCGTCGCGGAACGCTTCGGTCAGCACGTACTCGTCGGAGTCGTCGAGGCTGCGCGACCAGTCGAACCACAGGCACCCCGGTTCGCCGCGCGTGGCCTCCGTGAAGGCACGGGTGAGCTCGGGCCAGTCGTCCGCGTGCTGGGGCAGGACACGGAAGCGGGCGGTGATGAAGATCATGGGCTTTCCCGGTCTGTCGTGGCTGACCGGCGGGGGGCGCTCCGCCCCC of the Streptomyces sp. 1222.5 genome contains:
- a CDS encoding putative quinol monooxygenase, whose protein sequence is MIFITARFRVLPQHADDWPELTRAFTEATRGEPGCLWFDWSRSLDDSDEYVLTEAFRDDEAGAAHVGTEHFATACATLPSYLAETPRIVNVTVPQDDWSELGEMAVPTSR